One segment of Anguilla anguilla isolate fAngAng1 chromosome 1, fAngAng1.pri, whole genome shotgun sequence DNA contains the following:
- the LOC118206577 gene encoding protein unc-79 homolog, whose protein sequence is MLHCLENIASFMEALPMDSPSNLWITICNQFQTFLIKLPSVLPLKCPLDSSLRIIICLLKISTSSATRSLLEPFSKLLSFVIQYGVFSLSYLVELCGLCYRAFNKERDKFYMSRIVVLELLQALKFKAPLPDINLLLLVQFVCADAGTRLAESTILQKHMIASLPGCTTAAMECMRQYISELLDFIADMHTLTKLKSHMKACCQPLHEDTFGGNLKVGLAQVAAMEISKGNHRDNKAVIRYLPWLYHPPSTMQQGPKEFIECVSHIRQLSWLLLGSLTHCALHQGSTSCMPIPLDAGSHIADHLIVILIGFPEQSKTSVLHMCSLFHAFMFAQLWTIYCEQAAATPTLLNQNQNEFSSSAILTGLEFWSRVTPSILQLMAHNKVMVEMVCLHVISLMEALQECNSTIFVKLIPMWLPMIQSNLKHLSAGLQLRLQAIQNRVNHQCLQGMQGMQGYAMPGVLPTALRKWLQCTQFKMAQVEIQSSEAASQFYPM, encoded by the exons ATGCTGCACTGCCTGGAAAACATCGCAAGCTTCATGGAGGCCCTCCCAATGGACTCCCCCAGCAACCTGTGGATCACCATCTGCAACCAGTTCCAGACCTTCCTCATCAAGCTGCCCTCTGTGCTACCGCTGAAG TGTCCCCTAGACTCCAGCTTAAGAATCATTATTTGCCTGCTAAAGATTTCCACTTCAAGCGCCACGAGG AGCCTTCTGGAACCCTTCTCCAAATTGCTCAGCTTCGTGATTCAGTACGGCGTCTTCAGCCTGTCCTACCTGGTGGAGCTGTGCGGCCTGTGCTACCGAGCCTTCAACAAG GAGAGGGATAAGTTCTACATGTCCCGCATTGTGGTGCTGGAGCTTCTGCAGGCACTGAAGTTCAAGGCTCCACTACCTGACATAAACCTCTTACTGTTGGTCCAG TTTGTTTGTGCAGATGCTGGTACAAGGCTGGCTGAATCTACCATTCTTCAAAAGCACATGATTGCTTCACTTCCTGGG tgtacaACAGCTGCAATGGAATGCATGAGGCAGTATATCAGTGAGCTGCTGGACTTCATTGCAGATATGCACACACTTACTAAATTAAAG AGCCACATGAAAGCCTGCTGTCAGCCTCTCCATGAGGATACCTTTGGTGGGAACCTCAAGGTGGGTTTGGCTCAGGTGGCTGCCATGGAGATCAGCAAAGGCAATCACCGTGACAACAAGGCGGTGATCCGCTATTTGCCCTGGCTGTACCATCCTCCGTCTACCATGCAACAGGG GCCAAAGGAGTTCATCGAATGTGTGTCACACATTCGCCAGCTCTCCTGGCTGCTGCTGGGCTCGCTTACCCACTGCGCTTTGCACCAGGGCTCCACTTCCTGTATGCCAATCCCGCTGGACGCCGGCTCTCACATCGCAGACCACCTCATCGTCATCCTGATCGGCTTTCCGGAACAGTCCAAG ACGTCGGTGCTGCACATGTGCTCGCTCTTCCACGCCTTCATGTTCGCCCAGCTCTGGACCATCTACTGCGAGCAGGCGGCGGCCACACCCACCCTgctgaaccagaaccagaacgaGTTCTCGTCCAGCGCCATCCTCACGGGCCTGGAGTTCTGGAGCCGCGTCACGCCCAGCATCCTGCAGCTCATGGCCCACAACAAAGTG ATGGTGGAGATGGTCTGCTTGCATGTCATCAGCCTCATGGAGGCGCTTCAGGAATGCAACTCCACCATTTTTGTAAAG CTTATTCCTATGTGGCTGCCCATGATTCAGTCAAACCTGAAG CACTTGTCTGCGGGGCTGCAGCTGCGGCTCCAGGCCATCCAGAACCGCGTCAATCACCAGTGTCTGCAGGGCATGCAGGGCATGCAGGGCTACGCCATGCCAGGCGTCCTGCCCACCGCCCTGCGCAAGTGGCTGCAGTGCACGCAGTTCAAGATGGCGCAGGTGGAGATTCAGTCTTCCGAGGCGGCCTCGCAGTTCTACCCCATGTGA